The stretch of DNA cagttatgtctcttgtgccctccttcctccagcacagcactccaccatctctgtgcatccagagcagagagaatacatatgcccCAGcaacagacacaattttctacactctgggtcctagtggcgcccccccacagtctggcacctgaggcggtcgcctcagttcgcctcatggtaaggccagctcTGTCTGTCCCCAACTCTGGAAGAGCAGTGGGGTCTAGTGTTCAGAGGGAGGCaattgggaatcaggactcctgggttctgcccctTGCTCTGctagtgaccttggacaagtcattttgctgctctgtgcctcattttccccaagGTGGGGAATAACACTGATTTATCCCCAGGAAGTTGCAAAACTATTGATCACTGTGAAGTGCTTTGTaatccttcaaaaaaaaaaaaaggaccaagCAATGGTATGTGGTGATAAATGCAGAGCTGAATCTTGAAGGCTTGTTCTACGATCTGCAGATCTTCCTAAATCAGGATTTCGGGACATAAAAGAGGGTGCCCTGCTCTTTGGATAGCATAGATCTGAAGCAACTGCTCCAGAGACTAGCAAAAGGCCACATCTCCCAGCAAGCAGTATCTATCTGTCTTCTGGTGTGACTACCACTGCTAAATTTAGTAGGGTTGCTAAGGCACCCTGGAAACTCAGGAGACAAGGATCTATTTATAGTGATGAAGCTAGCCTACTGTGCTGTTTAAATGTCCCAGGTGTGTGAGTCCCCTTTGCAaattgtttcagagtggtagccgtgttagtctgtatcagcaaaaacaaggaggagtccttgtggcactttagagactaacaaacgtatttgtttattaataaatttgttagtctctaaggtaccacaaggactccttattCCCTTTGCAAATGATTGCTTTTTAAAGTAGCTAGCTGTTTCCTGGTTCCTGCCCACAAGTAGCTTAGAGGCAGGTTGAGAGCAGGAGTCACTGAAGTTAAATTACAGCTTGTTTTGCCTGGGATTCTGGGAACTGTAGTTTGCAAAATTGGCTCCAAAGTTTTCAGTCTCCCAGGTTTCAAAGTTAAGCCTGGTCCCAAGAGTCCGAGGGGCCAATGTGGAcgaattctgttctgtgtttatgCTTAGCGCTTTACTGACATGGGTGAATTAATCCACCGTGTGATCTGGGGTGATAAAtaatgttatccccattttatgtaTAAGGAGCTGAGGCGTACAGGAGGGAAGAGGCTTGCCAGAAGTCAAACAGctagtcaatggcagagctagggataaaacccaggagtcctggttcccaggctGCCCTCGTTGTTCTAACTCACTAGAGCTCACTTCCTTTCCagggctaggaatagaacccaggaggcctgattcccagcccagccctgctctaagcactagatACCATTTCTCCTCTGGAGCCAGGAGTATAACCCAGGAggcctgactcccagctctgccctgctctaacttactagaccacactcccctcccagagctgggaatagaagccacgAGTCCAGAATACAATACTACAATGAATGTAATTATTGAGGGGCAGCGTGGTCCAGTGGGTAGGGCTGCagctcaggactcctggattctagtccAAGGTCTGCTGCAGACCTTTCTCTgtgtgcctctatttcccctctCACCTTTTGTCTAATTGGACTGTCAGCTGTTCAGGGAAGGGATTGCCTATCATTGTGCATTGGTGGCACCTAGCATGGCAGGGCCCAAGTCGCAGttggggtctgtacagcacctagcacaacgggtgGGGCTGGCTGTGCTACAATAACGCAaggtggagcaggggcacagTAATAGTAAAATCAGCTAACAGCAGGGAAGAACACGGCCATTGTAGGCCCTGTTGCTGAACTCAGGCTCTGGATCCCATTGCGCCTGAGATGCCATCTCCATCTCAAGAGACTGACAAGCTCTGCTCATCTCCCTGAGTTTGCTGCGTCAGGATCCTTTATTGGCAAGGAAGAGGAAAAGCGCAAGAGCCTGGACGGGGGcagaactacatttcccaggatTCCTTGCACACAGTTGGGCGGGTCTTGGAAGTGCAAAGCCCTTGGTGAGTTTCAGTGTCAGTGCAGCAGCAGTTTTGTCCTTTCTCCCGCCCCCCTTCGCAAGCCAAATACCAGGTGCAGTAAATAAGGGAGAAGAATTTCTCTCGACTGCTCAGGGACCAACCagggaggctgggctgggagccccagtgtTGTATTCCCTTCTGTGCTACCATGCCAGGGGTTCTCATGACCCTGCCAGGCAGGAGACTGTCTGGGGCTTTAGGGCAGCTtctagggggctggggcaaaggctGGAACCCCTGGGTGCTGGGTAGTGTCAGGAGGGGCACGTGGAGCAGCAGGGAACCAAGCACTAGCAGCCTTCCCCGTGGCACGGTCCAGTTGGTGTCAAGAGCCTTccggagctgggcagctgctccCCCACTAGGCATGGCGGCTAAGGTGGATCTGACCACGTCCACTGACTGGAAAGAGGCAAAAAGTAAGTGTGAGGGGATGTGTGTGCGCGCTATGCCCAGTTACCCCTTCCTTTTGCCCATGCCTCCCTTTAGCTGGGCATCATACAGCCCTTTGCAACGTGCCTCCACCTAGGGCCACTTACCCTGCCTAATTTCCACCCCTAAGGGCATTTGTCCCTTCCCTGGGCACCATGCAGCTGTGCAGGGAATCTGTATACCAACACGGAAGTCCACCCCCAGGCATGGAACAGCTGGAGGCTTGTTGCCACAGTGCACTGGGTTACTTAAAAACTGATACAGCTCTTCCAACATCACTCATCTCTGCATCCCGCCATGCAGCATAGGTAGGAATCCCATAATGCCTCAATGCATTGTGGGTGATTTGTGGGATCCCCTTCTGGAATTGTGGGAATGCATGTGTGTGTCAGTACTCCCAGCATCCCTTGCGCCATATCCCAGAACTCACCTGGCAGCTGCACCATTCCCAAATTGCTTGGAGGGAAGCAGCACTTCCCATCCCTGGTGCTGCAGGGAGAGCCGTGCTACTGCGTTGGAGCTGTGCGGATGTTCTCTATGGGGCTGGCCTGCCAGAACCAAACCATGGGACCAGAACACTCTGCACTGACTGCTAGTGGCACTGCAGTGCCACATGCCAGCTCTGACCCCACCATGAGAGCTGCCTTGGCACGGAGAACGTATTGGCCGATCCGTTTTCTAGCAGTCAGTGGCAGAAAGTGCAAAAGCATCCATGTTGTGCAGCTGGCACAGTCCCCCTGGGTTATTAATCCTCTTCATCGTGGTAAGTGCCTGGTACCAGCCAAAAACAGGACCCCGTTGTGCCAAGCACCATACAAACCCAGAGTAAGAGACAGTATCTGCCCCAGTGAAAGATGGTATACCAGGGGCTCATATTGACTGGTGCCTCTGCATTTCGTCATTGGACCCTGTCTGGGGCTGGCTTATTACCATAAAAACCCAACACCGCAGCCTTCTTCTGTGGCCCCTTTCAGTTTATACTGAGATTCAGCATCCATATAGTCTCACCCAAGCCCCAATGCTCTAGGATCAAGAGTCTTTTCAGTCCCTATTTAGGGGATTATCTTCTTCAAGGCCGGTGGCACAGGATTTCTTAGGCCCTTGGTACAGCTGTCCTAGGCCAAACCTAATGGTCCAAGACAGAAAAATTGGGAgctctttaagaagagtttattagatagccaaaaagccacaattccacAATCAAGAGAGATGACAATTTTGGCTAAAAGCCCAGCCTGGCtcagtggcaaagtgaaggcagcagttagaaattaaaaagaaagtaatataaaacaaatggaaaaaggggGTAGTAGCAATTGATCTAAATTAGAGGGTAGGAaatgtagaaaactgataaggggAGCTGAAGGCACCAGGGAAAAATGCATTTCAAGCAGGGCCAAGGAAAATAAGCAGTTTAAATATCTTAAGAACAAaggaaatcctagcaatggtacAGGCCAGTTACGAGCTGGAGATGGTAAAACTACtattaatgatgcagaaaagacagaagtgctcaataaatatttctgttctgtatttggaaagacgTAGGATGATGTACTTGTAACCATCCTCATGTGAGAAGTACTTTTCAGTCCATTATTAACTAAGGAGGAAGTTAAAACACATCTATGagggataaatatttttaaatcagccagtccagataacttgcacctgAGAGTCCTAAAAGAGCTGTCTGAGGAGATCTCTGGCTTGTTTGAtggtaatttttaataaatcttggaatactggggacatttcagaagactggaagagtgctaatgttaTACCAGCCTTCAAAAAGGGTGAGTGGGATGACTTGGGTAACTGTAGGCTGGTTAGCCTGACATcagtcccaggcaaaataatggaaaaactaATATGGGAGTCAGTTGATATAGAATGAAAGGATGGGCCTATAATTAATATCAGTTTGATAggaaataggtcttgtcaaacaaacctgatttctcTCTCTGAGGAGATTgcaatttggttgataaaggtaactgcgTAGATGCAATACACTTAGACTtatgtaaggcatttgactttatGCTGCACAACAATAATAAGCACTATATAATATCAGTGGAGCACCTGTTACCTGGATTAAGAACTAGTTAACTGAcatctcaaaaagtagttgttAATGGTGAATCCCCATTGAATGGAGATGTGTCTCAGGGTGgatggccctttaaggggagcctggggcagggccctCTCTCCCGTGATGGGCTTCTTTAAGGGGAATGAGCCCATTGTGCCAAACTGCCTAGGTGGCTGCTTGGCAGTGAATTGGCTAATGGGCACCTGGACCAGATTAAGGGCCGCAGAGCTCAGTTGGAGAAGAGTGCTGTTAGGAAGAGGAGGCTCCCAAGGACAGGCGTTCCAGTGGTACAGAGGAGGACAACTCCCAGGGAAAGGAACTTAAGGAGGAGCCTAGATAGCTGCAGGAGGCCCAGTCTACTAGGATCTGTGCTGCCTGGAGAAGAGCAGCAGTCGGATGGAGGGCTCTGGCTCCAGGGAAGGAATGGTGGCTGAGTGCCTCTTGGCTAAAGGGCCCAGGATGATAAACATAGATGGAATCTGCCTCCCTGCTAAGAAGCCTGGGTGACGGTCTTGTGTTTCTGTAGAAGTTTCTGTTGTTAAATGAGACCTTCAAAAGCCTTGTCAAGCCTCCTAATCACCCAGTTGGGGAAATTAAGGCAGGGTGTGTCTGTAGTGCTGTACCTGGCCAAAAGGAGGCGTGTGGGATGGCATCTGCCTTACAGGGCATGCCTAGTGAAGTTCTGTAGGGATCAGTACTAGGCCTGATGCTAGTCCACATTTACATCAATGccctggaagtaaatataaaatcactgctgctaaaaTTGATGGATGACTCAAAGATTTTTGGAGTGGGATAGTGAGGACAGTCCTGCACAGCAATCCACATTGCTTGGTAAGATGGGCCCATTCCAGCAAAGTGTGGTTTAGTGCAGCCAAACGTCAGATCATGTATCTGGGAACAAGGCTTGCGGGCCGTCCCTACAGAAGcaggggactgtatcctggaaagtggtgactctgaaaaggatttggggggcaTAGTGGCAAACAACTCAGGATGAGCTCCCAGTGTCATGCTGGGATAAAAAGGGCCGGTGCGATCCTGACATGTATGAAGAGGGAAGTAGTgagttggagcagagaggtgaGTTTACTTCTGAATACAGTCCTGGCGAGACCCAGGCTGGACTGGTTCATCCAGTTGCAGGGGCCACATTTCAAAACCAATATTGAAAatttggagagggtgcagaaaagatccacaaaaatgatttgagggtgGGAGAAGATGCCGCAGAGTGAGAGACCTGGGGAGTTCAGTCTGGTCAGCTGCTCAAAAAGAAGATGGAGAGGTGACCTGATTATAGGCCTTCGCAGGGGGAAAGTACTGGATACTGGAGGGCTCTTTAGCCTAGCAGCGAAAGGTTGAACAAGAacctgtggctggaagctgaagccagacacgTTTCAATTAACAGTATGGGTGATTAACCACAGGAACAATTCCCAAGGGGAGtggcggattctccatctcttgatgtctccAAATCCAGCGGGCCAggtgctttagtcaaacacaaggcATTGGGCTCAATAGAGGgggagctgggtgaaattctctggcctgtgttatacaggaagtgaTGAATAATACAGAGACTATTCTAATGCCCTGATATACATGAGTGCCACAGCCTCTTTTGGAGAGCAGGTACAGTACTTTTCCAAAGGTGGCTGCTGCATTGGTGTTCACTCACGAGGTAGTGCAGGAGAACCCGGTTTAAATTCCTTTTGATAAAATGGGATTTGAGCTCTGGAAGGCAGTGGGTGTCTGTTGGGTTAGAACAGGGGGAACTGCGAATTAGGACTGCTGGGTTTTACCCACAccactgggaggggagtggggtctaatggctGGAGCAAGGGGAGCCAGCTGGTAGGACTGCtgggttcatttcccagctcCGCTGAATGGTTGTGACCATAACCTCAAAAATTACCTTTACTTATTATTGCTTAGAAAACATACAAGTTGCAGCCAAAGTGTTGTCAGCCTAGAGATGTCTTTGTATGAGTTGAGGGCTGTCTGTTATGGATCCTGGGGCTGGAAGAGACTGTTAGCTGGGCAGCCtgccctcctgcatagcacaggccagagattccctcccccgcccgccccctggGCTTCCTGCTGGAGCCCACACCTTTGCGGTAGAGTTAGGTCTGAGCtcagtggaggtgagctggggaccTACCTAGGGTTACCATCTGGATGATATTTGACCAACCTGGCCAGgttttttttatggatttgccaggtgccagaaaaataatgtaatctgctgggttttttttatgtgGGTCTgaagatttgcattattatcacaataTACAGGGATATCTAATGTTAACAGTTTCTGTGTCGAGCTAAGGATGTTGCAGTGTTCCTACTTCCGCAGTTTAAGTAAGAAAATGTTACCAATCTGATCtatctgtgttctctctctcgATACTATAAGTGACTATTGCAGGGGGTGGTGGTTGCGGAGTTGCATTGTGGTTGCTGCGGACTTGCCTTGTGAGTGTGGGGTGGCGTGCTGGTTTTtgtgcatttcaaaggtggtaaccctagACCGGCCCAAGGGTGCCTATTGCAGGGGCTGATTTCCCCTCCCTGGTGCAGCGCACCCGTCGTTCGCAAAGGATCCTGGCCTCAGGTTCTGCAGGTGGGTGTTGGcagggtgtggtgtggtgtgatgCTCCgccagccaggcaggcagggctgtGTCACTCGGAGTGCTCCAGGCTCAGAGTGCATCACACCAGTGCCTGGGTCCACCCTGCTCTGTGGGGCCTCCTCAAGGAAGGCCCCTTCCCTGCACAGGTCTCGCAGCGTTGTCGCGGTGACAGGGTTTCAGCTGGGTTAGGGGTAGGGCAGACTGCATTGTCTGGGGAAACCCCCTCTGACTGactggctgcctgccccatggGCCCGCCTCCTGGGGTGAGCAGCCAATCGGAGTGGCTGTTGGAAGCGCTCTGAGCAACCTGGAAGCCATGcttgctgcaggggagggggagccgtGAGCTGGGGGTGGCTAACGGCTTCCCTTGGGAGCAAGGGgatggggtgtgtgagggggatgAGCCCCTGGCACTGCTCCCCCAgcctgaagggggagggggaccccacTCCAGCTAGGCCAGGGAGAGTAGGGTGAAGAGCCCAGAAGAtgcagaggtggggctgggttGGAGACAgaacaaatggagggaggggaattggggggtgagggggggtggggtATAAGGTGGCATGAAGGGggactgggggtgagggatgaaGCTGAGGGGGCAGAAGTGATGGGTGGACTGGGGGGACAGTTTTGACttggaggtggtgggggggccaGAACTGATCGCTGgccaggggttgggcagatgagtggtgggggaggggagagagctcctgcagcaggagccaaaGTCACCTCACCCAATAAAGCGGGAGAGTGAGCAGCACTAATTGTCCCCGCCTGCCCCCGCACACGCACACTGGACATAGGCTGTAGGAGTTCAAACACCACAATacactatttaaaacaaaatctcctGGTTGGGGGGAGCGGGTCTGACTCATGGTTTTGCTCCCTTGGGGTGGGCATGTATGAGAAGCGCTTCAGAAGTGCTGGGGGTGATTATAGGGGCGCCTGATTCTCGTTACCCTAGTAACACTTCAGTGGGCCTTGTCCCTCCCCTGCAGCGTACCTGAAAGGTCTGAATCAGAAGCAAAGACGGGAGCATTACTACACCAAGGACTTTGTCACACTGAAGGACATCGACACCTGGAAAAAAATGGCTAAAAGTGAGGCTGGGggttttaaaattctttattaGTGCATAGTAGATTTTTATTGTGggttggggttgaggggcactgacagagctgtggtgggggagcccagggttggGATAACAGGGgactgtgggttgggattgaggggcacttcAGTGGTCTCCCAGCATAGCTATGTGGATGTTAAAACCCAGTGTGaattgtggggtgggggctccccTATTCTGGGATCTGCTCTCCCTCTCGCTTCTGATCGATCCCAGGCCAATCATGCTTTGGGGCATGGTACAGCCCTGCCCTTTCTATCCCAGAATCCTGGTTTTGGTGGCACGATGGGTGAAGCAGGGTATGGCTGGACTTGTTTCCTGTAAGGTGTGGAGACCGCTCACCTTGGACCCTTGTCTCTAGGCGCCCGACTGAAGCAGCCTGAGGAGACCAAGTTCCCCAAGGACAATCACCTGAACGAGAAGATCTCGCTCGTCCGATGGGACATTACCAAACTGGAGATGGATGCAATCGTCAATGCTGGTGAGTGGGTTACAGATCCCCTCTGCTGACTGGACCCCCTGCTCATATCgcaccagcagctccccctcTCTGCATGTTGCTGGTTGGGGTGGATGCTTCGGGTCACAGGGTGGCTTGAACCCCAGGGTGAACATATGGCGAAAGAGGGTTGGGTGGGAGAAAACGTGCTCCCATCCATGTCTGGGACTGGCAGGAGCGCCAGCTGCCCGTCAGGCTGTGCTCTGAGCCGGGAGAGGGAGTTTCTGTGGGGTAGGGTGCTGGGCTGCCCCCAAGAGCTGCTGGCTGGGTCCCATTTGGCTCTGGCCTGTCTGTTCTGGAGGGTGGGGCTC from Eretmochelys imbricata isolate rEreImb1 chromosome 7, rEreImb1.hap1, whole genome shotgun sequence encodes:
- the MACROD1 gene encoding ADP-ribose glycohydrolase MACROD1 isoform X2, producing the protein MPGVLMTLPGRRLSGALGQLLGGWGKGWNPWVLGSVRRGTWSSREPSTSSLPRGTVQLVSRAFRSWAAAPPLGMAAKVDLTTSTDWKEAKTYLKGLNQKQRREHYYTKDFVTLKDIDTWKKMAKSARLKQPEETKFPKDNHLNEKISLVRWDITKLEMDAIVNAVDGCIHRAAGELLKEECRSLNGCETGKAKLSCGYRLPAKYVIHAVGPIAQGEPSASQEKELENCYKNSLKLAVENKLRTVAFPCLSTGVFGYPSDAAAEVVLRTLREWLEVNKEKVDRLVICVFQEKDEEIYKEKLPLYFPIA
- the MACROD1 gene encoding ADP-ribose glycohydrolase MACROD1 isoform X1; protein product: MPGVLMTLPGRRLSGALGQLLGGWGKGWNPWVLGSVRRGTWSSREPSTSSLPRGTVQLVSRAFRSWAAAPPLGMAAKVDLTTSTDWKEAKTYLKGLNQKQRREHYYTKDFVTLKDIDTWKKMAKSARLKQPEETKFPKDNHLNEKISLVRWDITKLEMDAIVNAANSSLLGGGGVDGCIHRAAGELLKEECRSLNGCETGKAKLSCGYRLPAKYVIHAVGPIAQGEPSASQEKELENCYKNSLKLAVENKLRTVAFPCLSTGVFGYPSDAAAEVVLRTLREWLEVNKEKVDRLVICVFQEKDEEIYKEKLPLYFPIA